A region from the Nostoc sp. HK-01 genome encodes:
- a CDS encoding surface antigen D15 domain-containing protein: MQISKTAILTLATLAASNVTQQALAAPTTPANETKKDVVVPVIEETPTRIQAIASPETVIVPQFSSNTKGTNKNSPVVLTPVNQNKTTLPTDNNLVVTATDVQIVGATPELQEIVRQVIKTQPGGDTSQNQLQQDVAAILETGLFTTANVNSRSTATGLSVTYQVQPVIVRSLQLSGAKVLTYQTVLERFQPQFNSAISPAGLQKAVEQVNKWYTDNGYNLARVLSIKPSREGILNINVAEGLVSEIKFRFVNDEGKTVDSKGNPVSGRTKPDFLRQQIQLKSGQIFQEKLVQQDIQQLYRTGLFSSVNVALEGDATKLDLVYELKENGARAINLGGSYNADQGIIGTVNYQDQNVAGKNNILNLNVGLSSRDLQFDGKLINPYRPNNPDRLGYTVNGFRRQELSETFDDTIKLANGDKVREGQIGGSVSLQRPIDGWDASLGLNYTRTTIRDRQGNVTATDAQNNPLSASGTGIDDLTTVSFTAAKDNRNNPLNPTQGSLLKLSTEQSIPIGQGNISLNRVTANFSQYVPVKVFDSKQPQVFALNVQAGTVIGDLPPYEAFNLGGSNSVRGYDAGKVGSGRSYVLASAEYRFPILPIVGGVLFADFGSDLGSGSTVLGDPAGARDKPGYGFGYGAGVRLDSPLGLIRADYGVNDQGESKVHLGIGQRF; the protein is encoded by the coding sequence ATGCAAATTTCTAAAACAGCAATTTTAACTTTAGCTACTTTAGCGGCTAGTAATGTCACTCAACAAGCCCTAGCTGCACCAACTACCCCAGCCAACGAGACGAAAAAAGACGTAGTAGTTCCGGTAATTGAAGAAACTCCCACACGCATACAAGCAATTGCATCACCAGAAACTGTCATAGTGCCGCAGTTTTCTTCAAATACCAAAGGTACTAACAAAAATTCGCCAGTCGTACTAACTCCAGTTAATCAAAACAAGACTACTTTACCGACAGATAATAACTTAGTCGTCACAGCGACAGATGTCCAGATAGTAGGCGCAACTCCCGAATTGCAAGAAATTGTCCGCCAAGTCATCAAAACCCAGCCTGGGGGAGACACCAGCCAAAACCAGTTACAACAAGATGTCGCCGCAATTTTAGAAACTGGTTTATTTACCACTGCCAACGTCAACAGCCGCAGCACCGCCACAGGGTTGAGTGTAACCTATCAGGTGCAACCAGTCATAGTGCGATCGCTACAACTTTCCGGTGCCAAGGTACTAACTTATCAAACTGTTCTCGAACGGTTCCAACCCCAATTCAATAGCGCCATCAGTCCCGCGGGATTGCAAAAAGCTGTAGAACAGGTCAACAAATGGTACACCGACAACGGTTATAACTTGGCGCGGGTGCTATCCATTAAACCCAGTCGTGAGGGAATTCTTAACATTAACGTCGCTGAAGGTTTGGTAAGTGAGATTAAATTTCGTTTTGTCAACGACGAAGGTAAAACCGTTGATAGCAAAGGTAATCCTGTTAGCGGACGCACCAAACCAGACTTTTTACGGCAGCAAATTCAACTCAAATCAGGGCAAATATTTCAAGAAAAATTAGTCCAACAAGATATTCAGCAACTATATCGCACAGGCTTATTTTCTAGTGTAAATGTTGCTTTAGAAGGTGATGCCACCAAGTTAGATTTAGTTTATGAACTCAAAGAAAATGGCGCACGGGCGATTAACTTAGGTGGTAGTTATAACGCCGATCAAGGAATCATTGGTACTGTTAATTATCAAGACCAGAATGTTGCCGGAAAGAACAATATTTTAAATTTGAATGTGGGTTTAAGTAGCCGTGACTTACAATTTGATGGGAAATTAATCAACCCTTATCGCCCCAACAATCCCGATCGCCTAGGATACACCGTCAACGGCTTCCGTCGCCAAGAACTTTCTGAAACCTTTGACGACACCATCAAATTAGCCAACGGCGATAAAGTGCGAGAAGGGCAAATTGGCGGGAGTGTCAGCTTGCAAAGACCAATTGACGGTTGGGATGCTTCTCTCGGATTGAATTATACCAGAACCACAATCCGCGATCGCCAAGGTAATGTTACCGCCACCGATGCCCAAAATAACCCCCTATCTGCCAGCGGTACAGGTATTGATGACTTAACTACCGTATCTTTTACCGCCGCCAAAGACAACAGAAATAACCCACTCAACCCAACTCAAGGTTCCTTACTCAAATTAAGTACAGAACAATCTATCCCCATCGGCCAAGGTAATATTTCCCTCAACCGCGTCACCGCCAATTTTAGCCAATATGTACCTGTCAAGGTATTCGATAGTAAGCAACCGCAAGTATTTGCTTTAAATGTCCAAGCGGGTACTGTCATTGGCGATTTACCACCTTACGAAGCCTTTAACTTAGGTGGTTCCAATTCTGTGCGCGGCTACGATGCTGGCAAAGTTGGGAGTGGACGCAGTTATGTTTTAGCTTCCGCAGAATACCGCTTTCCCATCCTACCCATAGTTGGCGGTGTGTTATTTGCCGACTTCGGCTCAGATTTAGGTTCTGGTAGCACCGTTTTAGGAGACCCTGCGGGTGCGCGTGATAAACCAGGCTACGGCTTTGGTTATGGTGCAGGTGTGCGTTTAGATTCCCCACTAGGGCTAATTCGGGCTGACTACGGCGTTAACGACCAAGGAGAAAGTAAAGTCCATCTAGGTATAGGTCAGCGATTTTAA
- a CDS encoding ABC-type nitrate/sulfonate/bicarbonate transport system periplasmic component-like protein, translated as MFKLLRYISIFTITACLLFTCHGSVPTELKRPPLKVQFGSFVGEYPGIIAQEKGFFKAQGVDVEVIYKGYTQLEQANFSAGKYHGISLSLGSFIVLSTTNPDIQGVVVIDESIGADVVVAQPQIKTVADLRGKKLGANLGGFSEVFVIEMLKTAQLTTDDVNLVKLEASEIPQSLKNNFIQAGHTWEPHLSEAIKLGEDILFTSKQTPGLILDMIVFRGDIIRDRPNDIRAFVRGWLQASNYWKANVQEGNAIISRVLKIPNNTISLEGINLTDLGANQKLFQSSNPNSIYKTAKIYADFFIRAGSVTRLPELQSLFNSSFLNPAS; from the coding sequence ATGTTTAAACTACTGAGATATATAAGTATTTTTACGATTACTGCCTGTTTGCTATTTACTTGTCATGGTTCAGTACCGACTGAATTAAAACGCCCTCCCTTAAAAGTACAATTCGGCTCTTTTGTTGGGGAATATCCAGGCATAATTGCTCAAGAAAAAGGATTCTTCAAAGCCCAAGGGGTAGATGTAGAAGTAATTTATAAAGGATACACCCAATTGGAACAAGCAAATTTCAGTGCGGGTAAGTATCATGGTATTTCCTTATCTTTAGGAAGTTTTATCGTCCTGAGTACCACAAATCCCGATATACAAGGCGTTGTTGTGATAGATGAATCAATAGGTGCAGATGTGGTAGTCGCTCAACCACAAATTAAAACCGTTGCTGACTTAAGAGGGAAAAAACTAGGCGCAAATCTCGGCGGTTTTAGCGAAGTTTTCGTGATTGAGATGTTGAAAACTGCTCAATTAACTACCGATGATGTGAACTTAGTTAAATTAGAGGCTTCAGAAATTCCTCAATCCCTGAAAAATAATTTTATTCAAGCCGGACATACTTGGGAACCCCATCTTTCTGAAGCGATTAAATTAGGAGAAGATATTTTATTTACCAGCAAACAAACCCCTGGCTTGATTTTAGATATGATTGTTTTTCGCGGTGATATAATCCGCGATCGCCCTAATGACATTCGTGCATTTGTGCGAGGATGGTTGCAAGCATCAAACTACTGGAAAGCAAATGTTCAGGAAGGAAATGCTATCATCAGCAGGGTGTTAAAAATTCCTAATAACACAATCTCTTTAGAGGGAATAAACCTAACTGATTTAGGTGCAAATCAAAAATTATTTCAATCTAGTAATCCTAACTCTATATACAAAACTGCCAAAATATATGCAGATTTTTTTATTCGTGCTGGAAGCGTGACGCGCCTTCCTGAGCTACAAAGTTTGTTTAATTCTTCCTTCTTAAATCCTGCTTCCTAG
- a CDS encoding diguanylate cyclase, with protein MQHFLLGSIRTKLIASFLIVALIPLLLLAFINKETTEKALTENVQQALSAAANQTSNRIDAFIDRNLNAVRVEALLPGLASYLSLTPKERDNSPEKQLATETLSRLSRKDMLNILSYSLLDLNGKNVLNTTNILDISKDESDQDYFKEPLQTKLPFVSSMKRSPKIHDLFTIFFSSPVRNAKGDILGVLRVSYNATVIQQLVTREIKQTGDKTFAILLDENKIYLAHSTAPELVFQSIEPLPFDVFNQLQIEGNFIPKLATNELKLKQALDNKQVYLTATLSATGNQVNMIAITHLKYKPWSVLFAQPLAVALAPVEKQIRDTMFLFALIASIVTIIAFAIGQLLTKPIIYLTNIVLQFSAGNLEIRAKINSKDEIGQLAKSFNNMALQLQTSLTTLEQRVQERTAELVIAKETAENANQKLEQLVNLDGLTQIANRRCLDGRLQAEWKRLARDEQPLSLILFDVDKFKLYNDYYGHLAGDDCLIRVAQTVQQTVHRPADLVVRYGGEEFLVLLPNTDLAGASKVAQIIQQTIHDLAIPHVQSDVKNIVTVSLGITCVIPTLDIKPNTLIALADQALYNAKVQGRDRYCIAVSEDISQLH; from the coding sequence ATGCAGCACTTTCTTTTGGGTAGCATCCGCACAAAGTTGATCGCCTCATTTCTCATTGTTGCGTTGATTCCGTTGCTGTTATTGGCATTTATTAACAAAGAAACAACTGAAAAAGCCCTAACTGAAAACGTTCAACAAGCCCTATCTGCGGCGGCTAACCAAACCAGTAACAGAATAGATGCGTTTATTGATAGAAATCTGAATGCTGTGCGTGTAGAAGCACTTTTACCAGGCTTGGCAAGCTACCTCAGCTTAACTCCAAAAGAGCGAGATAATAGCCCTGAAAAGCAATTGGCAACAGAAACATTAAGCCGCCTCAGTCGCAAAGATATGCTCAATATTCTCTCATACTCTTTGCTCGACTTAAACGGAAAAAATGTGTTAAATACAACAAATATACTGGACATAAGTAAAGATGAATCAGATCAAGATTATTTTAAAGAACCACTGCAAACTAAATTACCTTTTGTTTCTAGCATGAAGCGATCGCCAAAAATTCATGACCTTTTTACCATCTTTTTTAGTAGTCCAGTTCGTAATGCCAAGGGAGACATATTGGGTGTATTGCGTGTTTCATACAATGCTACAGTCATTCAGCAGTTGGTAACTAGAGAAATTAAGCAGACTGGGGATAAAACTTTTGCGATACTTTTAGATGAAAATAAGATTTACTTAGCACATAGTACTGCGCCAGAGCTAGTTTTTCAATCAATTGAACCACTGCCTTTTGATGTTTTTAATCAACTGCAAATTGAAGGGAATTTTATACCCAAATTGGCAACTAATGAGTTAAAACTAAAGCAAGCTTTGGATAACAAACAGGTATATTTAACTGCTACTCTGTCAGCAACAGGGAATCAGGTTAATATGATTGCGATCACGCATTTAAAATATAAACCTTGGTCTGTATTATTTGCACAGCCTCTTGCTGTTGCCTTAGCACCTGTAGAAAAGCAAATTCGTGACACAATGTTTTTATTTGCATTGATTGCTTCAATAGTGACAATTATTGCCTTTGCTATTGGGCAGTTGCTAACAAAGCCAATCATTTATCTGACCAATATCGTTTTACAGTTTAGTGCAGGTAACTTAGAGATCCGCGCCAAAATAAACTCAAAAGACGAAATCGGTCAACTGGCGAAATCTTTTAATAATATGGCACTTCAGTTGCAAACATCTTTGACAACTTTGGAACAACGCGTACAAGAGAGAACCGCAGAGTTAGTCATTGCTAAAGAAACAGCCGAAAATGCCAATCAGAAACTAGAACAATTGGTAAATCTCGATGGTTTGACTCAGATAGCGAACCGTCGCTGCTTAGATGGACGACTACAAGCAGAATGGAAACGCCTCGCACGAGACGAACAACCCTTGTCACTCATTTTATTTGATGTTGATAAATTCAAACTTTACAACGATTACTATGGGCATCTTGCAGGCGATGATTGTCTCATCAGAGTAGCGCAAACTGTTCAACAGACTGTTCATCGTCCGGCTGATCTTGTAGTGCGTTACGGTGGAGAAGAATTTTTGGTATTACTACCCAATACTGACTTAGCAGGAGCGAGCAAGGTAGCGCAAATAATTCAGCAAACAATTCATGATCTGGCGATTCCTCATGTACAGTCTGATGTCAAGAATATCGTCACTGTGAGTTTGGGTATTACTTGTGTTATTCCCACCTTAGACATCAAGCCAAATACACTCATCGCCTTAGCTGATCAAGCACTGTACAATGCCAAAGTACAGGGACGCGATCGCTATTGCATAGCAGTATCAGAGGATATCTCACAGTTACATTAA
- a CDS encoding cell wall hydrolase/autolysin, with product MGRIFISAAHGGKEAGGIDPGSIAGGTTEAREMILLRDLIVTELRARTFEVLAVPDDLSAADSIAWINSRGRRGDVALEIHADAASSPTVRGASVFYIANNNERKSNGELLLVGLLRRIPQLPNRGVKPDTDSGLGRLAFCRQTTLPSLLMQVGFLSSPDDRALLQNRRRDFALGIADGLASWSRVIDPTPGTPTEPTYPSINININGQNYSEQGILVNGNAYIPIDLVDRLRIDLTTAQNVNRVTYRRVVYVKAVELRDFNISVAWDGGTRTVNLRSILVICKGQMDQIISRGNTSEVQLQLFLRNNNENALAKFPDLPKLYREEATIEGVNYDIAFCQMCLETGFLRFGGDIRAEQNNFAGLGSIGGGAAAASFESARIGVRAHIQHLKAYASLEPLVNEVVDPRFRFVTRGIAPLISQLSGRWSADLDYGAKITAMLQRLYESAGLM from the coding sequence ATGGGGCGTATATTTATTTCGGCGGCTCACGGAGGCAAAGAAGCAGGAGGAATCGATCCAGGTTCGATCGCTGGGGGAACCACCGAAGCTAGAGAAATGATTCTGCTGCGGGATTTAATTGTCACAGAACTGCGGGCGCGGACTTTTGAAGTTTTAGCAGTTCCTGATGATTTAAGTGCGGCTGACTCCATCGCTTGGATAAATTCTCGTGGTCGTCGGGGTGATGTCGCCCTAGAAATTCATGCGGATGCAGCCAGTAGCCCAACTGTACGTGGGGCTAGTGTATTTTATATTGCCAATAATAATGAGCGTAAAAGTAATGGTGAACTGCTGTTAGTCGGTTTGTTACGCCGCATTCCTCAATTACCGAATCGTGGAGTTAAGCCAGATACAGATAGCGGACTGGGACGTTTAGCCTTTTGTCGTCAAACTACACTGCCTTCATTATTAATGCAAGTCGGATTTCTCAGCAGTCCTGATGACCGCGCCTTGCTGCAAAATCGTCGCCGTGATTTTGCGTTAGGTATTGCTGATGGGCTGGCTTCTTGGAGTCGGGTAATTGACCCCACCCCAGGAACCCCAACAGAACCAACTTATCCATCTATTAATATCAACATCAACGGTCAGAACTACTCAGAACAAGGAATATTGGTCAATGGCAATGCTTATATTCCTATTGATTTAGTAGATCGGTTGCGAATTGACTTAACAACAGCACAGAATGTCAACCGGGTTACTTACCGCAGAGTAGTGTATGTGAAAGCTGTAGAATTACGAGATTTTAATATTTCTGTTGCGTGGGATGGCGGAACGCGCACTGTTAACTTACGTTCAATTTTAGTGATTTGCAAAGGTCAAATGGATCAAATTATTTCCCGTGGAAATACTTCAGAAGTGCAGCTACAACTATTTTTGCGAAATAACAATGAAAATGCTTTAGCCAAGTTTCCTGATTTACCAAAACTCTATCGAGAAGAAGCCACAATTGAAGGTGTCAACTACGATATTGCTTTTTGTCAAATGTGTTTAGAAACCGGATTTTTACGGTTTGGTGGTGATATTAGAGCAGAACAAAATAATTTTGCTGGACTTGGTAGTATTGGTGGTGGCGCAGCCGCAGCTTCCTTTGAAAGTGCCAGAATTGGAGTGAGGGCGCATATTCAACATTTAAAAGCTTACGCTAGTTTAGAACCTTTGGTGAATGAAGTTGTTGACCCCAGATTTCGCTTTGTGACTCGCGGAATTGCGCCGTTAATTAGTCAACTTTCTGGTCGTTGGTCAGCAGATTTAGACTATGGGGCGAAAATTACCGCTATGCTGCAACGGTTATACGAATCAGCCGGGTTAATGTAA
- the dnaG gene encoding DNA primase: MTNMHIPRLHPDTIEEIKQRADIVDVVSEHVVLRKRGKDFVGLCPFHNEKSPSFTVSQGKQMYYCFGCQASGNAFKFLMDLGKQSFIEVVLDLARRYQVSVQTLEPEQRQELQRQMSLREQLYEVLAATANFYQHALRQTQAQKALQYLLSQRQLKEETIGQFGLGYAPAGWETLYRYLVENKHYPVQLVEKAGLIKPRKEGGGYYDVFRDRLMIPIRDIQGRVIAFGGRTLTEEQPKYLNSPETELFNKGKTLFAIDLAKAGIAQLDQAVVVEGYFDAIALHAAGINNAVASLGTALSLEQVRLVLRYTDSKQLVLNFDADKAGTNAAERAIGEIADLAYKGEVQLKILNIPDGKDADEYLHSHSTAEYQELLKNAPLWLDWQIQQVTQDRDLKQATDFQQVTQQIVKLLKNITNNDTRNYYVGRCAEILSLGDTNLISLRAENLLTQIAPTAAYSQPVSTQRQWGSKKISPSPIPNIERSLLEHAEALLLRIYLHCPEQRPAIIHELEERNLDFSLSHHRSLWRQIVELTNGQVNLISSLQDRYLELAEEIELISHLFHLNETGKKEILRTPQVVQAATACMERVLREKRYRYFLELWQETDPETEPEKWRSYYQAFYTEKIKLQELDRQRQFSITDLL; the protein is encoded by the coding sequence ATGACTAATATGCACATTCCCCGCTTGCACCCAGACACAATTGAGGAAATTAAACAACGTGCTGACATTGTGGATGTTGTCTCAGAACACGTAGTTTTACGCAAGCGTGGTAAAGATTTTGTCGGGTTGTGTCCGTTCCATAATGAGAAAAGTCCTAGCTTTACAGTCAGCCAGGGTAAGCAAATGTATTATTGCTTCGGCTGTCAAGCTAGTGGTAATGCCTTTAAGTTTTTGATGGATTTGGGGAAACAGTCCTTCATAGAAGTAGTGCTGGACTTGGCGCGGCGCTACCAAGTGAGTGTGCAAACTCTAGAACCTGAACAAAGACAAGAATTACAGCGTCAAATGTCATTGCGTGAACAGTTATATGAAGTTCTCGCAGCGACAGCAAATTTTTATCAACACGCTTTGCGCCAAACTCAGGCGCAAAAGGCGTTGCAGTATTTACTTTCTCAGCGTCAACTCAAGGAAGAAACAATTGGGCAGTTTGGCTTGGGTTACGCCCCCGCAGGTTGGGAAACGCTATATCGCTATTTGGTGGAGAATAAACATTACCCGGTGCAGTTGGTAGAAAAGGCGGGATTGATTAAGCCGCGCAAGGAAGGAGGCGGTTATTATGATGTATTCCGCGATCGCCTGATGATTCCCATTCGTGATATTCAAGGGCGCGTGATTGCGTTTGGTGGACGCACATTGACTGAGGAACAGCCAAAATATCTCAATTCCCCAGAAACGGAACTATTTAATAAAGGTAAAACCTTATTCGCCATCGACTTAGCCAAAGCCGGGATTGCTCAACTCGACCAAGCTGTGGTAGTAGAAGGATATTTTGATGCGATCGCTCTCCACGCAGCGGGGATTAATAACGCTGTCGCTTCTCTGGGTACAGCTTTGAGTTTAGAACAAGTCCGCTTGGTACTACGTTACACTGACTCTAAACAGTTGGTTCTCAACTTTGATGCTGATAAAGCCGGGACAAATGCAGCGGAACGGGCGATCGGCGAAATTGCAGATTTAGCATATAAAGGTGAAGTCCAACTTAAGATTCTCAATATCCCAGATGGTAAAGATGCTGATGAATATTTGCACAGCCACAGTACAGCAGAATACCAAGAATTGTTGAAAAATGCGCCACTTTGGTTAGATTGGCAAATTCAGCAAGTTACTCAAGATAGAGACTTAAAACAGGCTACAGATTTTCAGCAGGTAACTCAGCAGATAGTAAAATTACTGAAGAATATCACTAATAATGATACGCGCAACTATTATGTGGGTCGTTGTGCCGAAATTCTCAGTTTGGGCGATACAAACTTGATATCGTTAAGAGCAGAAAATCTATTAACTCAAATTGCGCCGACTGCTGCTTATTCTCAGCCAGTATCCACACAGAGACAATGGGGTAGTAAAAAAATCTCCCCATCTCCCATACCCAACATAGAACGCAGTCTTTTAGAACATGCTGAAGCTTTATTACTGAGGATATACCTGCATTGTCCCGAACAGCGCCCAGCAATTATTCACGAACTTGAAGAACGAAATTTAGATTTTAGCCTGTCTCACCATCGTTCTTTGTGGCGGCAGATTGTCGAATTAACAAACGGGCAAGTTAATTTAATCTCCAGTTTACAAGACAGATACTTAGAATTAGCTGAAGAAATAGAATTAATCTCCCATCTGTTTCATTTGAATGAGACAGGTAAAAAAGAAATCTTACGTACCCCGCAAGTTGTGCAAGCTGCAACGGCTTGTATGGAGAGAGTATTGCGCGAAAAGCGCTATCGTTACTTTTTAGAACTGTGGCAAGAAACTGATCCAGAAACAGAACCAGAAAAATGGCGATCGTATTATCAGGCATTCTACACCGAAAAAATCAAACTTCAAGAACTCGATCGCCAGCGACAATTTTCCATCACTGATTTGCTGTAG
- a CDS encoding CAB/ELIP/HLIP superfamily protein, with the protein METRSSTNLPTVATEYNGIDRNAFVYGWTPQAELWNGRLAAIGFVAYLLWDLAGYSVLRDVLHLIGY; encoded by the coding sequence ATGGAAACTCGCTCCTCCACGAATTTGCCAACAGTTGCTACTGAATATAACGGTATTGATCGTAATGCTTTCGTCTACGGTTGGACTCCTCAAGCTGAACTATGGAATGGTCGTTTAGCGGCGATTGGTTTTGTGGCTTATTTATTGTGGGATTTAGCAGGTTATAGTGTCCTGCGCGATGTATTACACCTAATTGGTTACTAA
- a CDS encoding CAB/ELIP/HLIP superfamily protein, giving the protein MQSRTTETRSSTDLPGVAQAYNGIDRNAFIFGWNPQAELWNGRLAAIGFVAYLLWDLAGYSVLRDVFHLIGY; this is encoded by the coding sequence ATGCAATCTCGAACTACAGAAACTCGTTCTTCTACCGACTTACCAGGTGTTGCTCAAGCTTATAACGGCATAGACCGCAATGCGTTTATTTTTGGTTGGAATCCCCAAGCTGAATTGTGGAATGGTCGTTTAGCGGCGATTGGTTTTGTGGCTTATTTATTGTGGGATTTAGCCGGTTATAGCGTCCTGCGGGACGTATTTCACCTCATTGGTTACTAA
- a CDS encoding CAB/ELIP/HLIP superfamily protein yields METRETRSSTDLPVIANAYNGRDRNEFLFGWTPQAELWNGRLAAIGFVAYLLWDLAGYSVLRDVLHLIGY; encoded by the coding sequence ATGGAAACTCGTGAAACTCGTTCCTCTACTGATTTACCAGTGATTGCTAATGCTTATAACGGCCGCGATCGCAATGAATTTCTGTTTGGCTGGACTCCCCAAGCGGAATTATGGAATGGTCGTTTAGCAGCAATTGGTTTTGTCGCTTATTTGCTGTGGGATTTAGCCGGTTATAGTGTTCTACGTGATGTATTACATCTGATTGGTTATTAA
- a CDS encoding histidine kinase, with protein MNKTILSDLFLALNILVLEKIDIGLFRVTAQPPNWLRRFCSQELKFGMNMLIPQEEFAFLENFLFDAEDFWDSNSIGKLSSGIWSQKNLNGYEEQLEAYALCVNKSKILLIELAQDKFKYKQHLIQAGREQQLNYQQLLKENQKKEVLINCIIHDIAGQLNAINCCLALLEFENLTDRGKEHLEIARKQSIKQEMLIRNILDAFSAEVRSLESFIVDTHTSPDILVAIQEVIELFQATFALTNQRLNLAADVDITADWKVVGEQSRLDRVITNLMENAYRHSPENSTVTIGLQAEAEYILFTIDDEGEGVPPEMVDNLFQKFSQGQNRSGRGGIGLYFCRMTIEHWGGSIGYSARQEGGSRFWFRLPKAGGIGI; from the coding sequence ATGAATAAAACTATATTATCTGACTTATTTTTAGCTTTAAATATTTTAGTTTTAGAAAAAATTGATATTGGATTATTTAGAGTTACGGCTCAACCACCTAATTGGTTGAGGCGTTTTTGTAGCCAGGAATTAAAATTTGGTATGAATATGTTAATTCCCCAAGAGGAATTTGCTTTTTTAGAAAATTTTTTGTTTGATGCCGAAGATTTTTGGGATAGCAATAGCATTGGCAAGCTAAGTTCTGGTATCTGGAGTCAAAAAAATTTAAACGGTTATGAAGAACAACTAGAAGCTTATGCTTTGTGTGTAAATAAAAGTAAAATTTTGTTAATTGAATTAGCCCAAGATAAATTTAAATACAAGCAACACTTAATCCAAGCAGGGAGAGAACAACAATTAAATTATCAGCAATTATTAAAAGAGAATCAAAAAAAAGAAGTATTAATTAATTGCATTATCCATGATATAGCAGGGCAACTAAATGCAATTAACTGCTGTTTAGCATTGCTAGAATTTGAAAATTTAACAGATAGAGGCAAAGAACATTTAGAAATTGCCCGCAAGCAATCTATTAAGCAAGAAATGTTAATTAGAAATATTTTAGATGCTTTTTCGGCTGAGGTGCGATCGCTAGAAAGTTTTATTGTAGATACTCATACTTCTCCAGATATTTTAGTGGCTATACAAGAAGTCATAGAGCTATTCCAAGCTACTTTTGCTCTGACTAATCAGCGGTTAAATCTTGCTGCTGACGTTGATATCACAGCAGATTGGAAAGTTGTTGGTGAACAATCGCGTTTAGATCGGGTCATTACAAATCTAATGGAAAATGCTTATCGCCACAGTCCAGAAAATTCTACTGTCACTATAGGTTTGCAAGCAGAAGCAGAATATATTCTGTTCACTATCGATGATGAAGGTGAAGGTGTACCACCAGAAATGGTAGATAATTTATTTCAAAAATTTTCCCAAGGTCAAAATCGTTCAGGTAGAGGCGGTATTGGTCTTTATTTTTGCCGTATGACGATTGAGCATTGGGGCGGAAGTATAGGTTATTCAGCACGTCAAGAAGGCGGTTCCAGATTTTGGTTCCGCCTTCCCAAGGCTGGGGGTATAGGGATATAG
- a CDS encoding small GTP-binding protein yields MIQKKVCMVGAFATGKTSLVSRFIYSIFSEKYYTTVGVKIDKKTLDFQGNNVNLILWDLYGEDEFQKVRMSYLRGSSGYILVVDGTRRNTLDKAFELQTKVEESIGKVPFILVFNKWDMTNEWEIEAHELDVIIQQGWTVINTSAKTGQGVEEVFQTLTNKILNG; encoded by the coding sequence ATGATTCAGAAAAAAGTTTGTATGGTAGGTGCATTTGCTACAGGTAAAACAAGTTTAGTCTCCAGGTTTATCTACAGTATTTTTTCGGAAAAATACTATACTACCGTAGGTGTCAAAATTGACAAAAAGACTCTGGATTTTCAGGGGAATAATGTCAATTTAATCCTTTGGGATCTTTATGGTGAAGACGAGTTTCAAAAAGTTAGGATGTCATATCTCAGAGGTTCATCTGGTTATATATTAGTTGTAGATGGCACTCGGCGCAATACTCTGGATAAAGCTTTTGAGCTACAAACTAAAGTAGAAGAAAGTATTGGTAAAGTCCCTTTTATTTTGGTATTTAACAAGTGGGATATGACCAATGAATGGGAAATCGAAGCTCATGAACTAGATGTCATTATCCAACAAGGTTGGACTGTGATTAATACTAGTGCTAAAACTGGGCAGGGTGTAGAAGAAGTTTTTCAAACTCTTACTAATAAAATCTTAAATGGATAA